In the Hordeum vulgare subsp. vulgare chromosome 7H, MorexV3_pseudomolecules_assembly, whole genome shotgun sequence genome, one interval contains:
- the LOC123410161 gene encoding protein SWEETIE isoform X2, giving the protein MAKRGVAGGEPIPLSRFGALVAQLESVVASARQKPPDALLCFDLLSELSSALDEAPKDTIQLWQRKCEDALQSLLVFGACRPVRRLASSAMGRIIQKGDAISVYSRASTLQGWLVDVKRADPMACAGAAQCLGEIYRLFGRKITAGLIETSNIVAKLMKYHEDFVRQDALLLLENALEGSGGGGSGAAYLEAFRIIMRGGISDKSYIVRVAAARCLKAFANIGGPGLGMAELDTSMSCCVKGLEDNVSGVRDSFAEALGAILALAVNPDAQVTKGGKKQNVSAKKFDDGIQKHLILPFVKANGANAKKLRVGLSLSWVFFLQMIHMKYGTLDSELQNYAVQVMEILQGNGSPDPHALACVLYVLRVGFADQMTEPTQGEFLVFLGRKLESSNYTAPTRVATFRILSYLFRSLGEVPSEFKDILDNTVVTALSHSSANVRVEAALTLRALAEVDPTCVGGLVSYGITTLHALRETLSFDKGKNLNHELDSLHGQATVLATLVAISPKLLLGYPARLPNSVLELSKKMLNGFSRNPVAATAEREAGWLLLASLLASMPKEELEDQVFDVLLLWASPFTGNPESYLTHIQDWASELRVLSVAIEALTAFIRSFVSPIIATANGGILLNPVLAYLGGALSLISSLSTKQLPNLKSALNLFTTRTLMAYQSLSNPMVYQSEHEQMLQLCSSPFSDPSGWEESSCLKFLLDKRDASLGPWIPGRDSFEDELRAFDGGADGFLPCVWDDEISNFPQPESVSKMLVNQMLLCYGSIFACQDNTAKMRLLNNIDQCLKAGKKYSWYMFLVSNACVALLSGLKELLTLRGAQSLPTDIFSMIQSIFKGILGESEISIAQRRAACEGLGLLARTGNDIFTARMARSFLGELVTPVDLSYAASVALSLGCIHRTAGGMALSTLVTPTVNSLSHLSKSSNSDLQLWSLHALLLTIEAAGLSYVSQVQGTLFLAMEILLLEENGYVDFRQEIGHLINAIVAVLGPELAPGSTFFSRCKSVIAEISSSNETATLLESVRFAQQLVLFAPQAVPVHSHVRSLVPTLFSRQPSHRYLAVSTLRHLIERDPAAMINENIEENLFSMLDGETDSEIATLVRATIIRLLYTSCPLRPSRWLAVLRNMVLATSVTRNMSEGLTSSGHDSIDSTHENDVYGEDEDTMISGPKQEQVNWSAPISSQFSRRNKHLRYRTRVFAAECVRHVPVAVGTEPAHFDLLLARGAIAKGTYLSNDWLVLKLQELVSLSYQISTGQFEGMQPIGVQLLCLIMDKFGMTVDPEFPGHILLEQFQAQLVSAVKTAISTTSGPLLLEAGLELATKVMTSSVIGGDKVALNRLFLLIARPLSDIEDLFYPSFADWVVCKIKVRLLTAHAAVKCYTYQFLRAKENVPDEYQQLAPLLANSSTLLGKYWVGALKDYFSIIFGLHSRIDHKPFLDGIQSLLVSSKVQKYLDEVWVLILQATALDAAPVDFGADDSEDIHEHTFISGRSMVKLEQSDFQFLWGLSVLVLFHSHQSTVNGSVKMKLECSKENIFWNIVFCGLDNPRPCDQVLPVLLSLTTEFFFSKDFLSVNICQELLQALIYADCSGAPVVSLFSKIIRFCPDKFFEADDFVFVALELYSHCLAMVLQSRDGNSQESNTLLPELSSASETMGCRMKNKHLWKLTMVLLSTSHQSFQLVSTDQCLSNIISFLHNILPFMKKCFRERVEPGDVHTNPQVALGALVSLLAYFCTECDNRISMLENKISDSYRLLAKILFFCSGEVIALAKLVHKIEFLNENGTKNDVHMCDSFRHCIHIIQGSLHSTNMQVQMLGIHVLKTCAQRELTEVSQTETHSFMILLGELLGDVFDLMQTALKNCSSQESVNVIDDCLKLLFLFHTLAQSQKYQQEATVLLLDALLMVFYLSDDNASQELTEVNTISKKLFSHFIQIPSAAIQIKDVMLSAPPTKRQQLQDMIRASVSHGQIIVPLNTSVQSQQNVQDSSKKPGSVAIASGADAVEEKDEDEVSDDDWDDDWDTFQSLPATAAKDDADSAVGVSPIPEQGSVVSSQEQIHQGNTNHDIGDMDLAAGTIEDRESADRVFGEPSASQRSSPKPQVNRESLESSYEDDEEVPRYPTVDCMEQPADVLMNECTVGELQQDHDNQFGCNERNNGDLDPASEDNSRDDPTSSLNKTSDVVVNEGSDMLSTGDIKDSGVELAPSSHVLDTMNASISGNDTSTSNASEQPDNADTKPESSVGESSES; this is encoded by the exons ATGGCGAAGCGCGGCGTCGCCGGCGGCGAGCCAATTCCGCTGTCGCGGTTCGGCGCTCTGGTGGCGCAGCTGGAGTCCGTGGTGGCGTCGGCCAGGCAGAAGCCCCCCGACGCGCTCCTCTGCTTCGACCTCCTCTCCGAGCTCTCCTCCGCCCTCGACGAGGCCCCCAAG GACACCATACAGCTCTGGCAAAGGAAGTGCGAGGATGCTCTCCAGTCCTTGCTTGTCTTTGGTGCTTGCCGCCCTGTTCGACGGTTGGCGTCATCAGCAATGGGGCGGATAATTCAGAAAGGTGATGCAATATCAGTATACTCGAGAGCGAGCACCTTGCAGGGGTGGTTGGTAGATGTGAAAAGAGCAGATCCCATGGCATGTGCAG GTGCAGCACAATGCCTAGGAGAAATTTACCGCTTATTTGGGCGCAAGATTACCGCAGGATTGATTGAGACATCAAACATCGTAGCAAAACTAATGAAGTATCATGAG GACTTTGTAAGGCAAGATGCACTCCTCTTGCTTGAGAATGCATTGgaaggctctggtggtggtggtagtggtgcagCTTATTTGGAGGCTTTCCGCATAATCATGCGAGGAGGCATAAGTGACAAATCATATATTGTTAGAGTAGCAGCAGCACGATGCTTGAAGGCCTTTGCTAATATAGGTGGGCCTGGGTTGGGGATGGCTGAACTTGATACTTCAATGTCTTGTTGTGTTAAG GGCTTGGAAGATAATGTGTCAGGAGTTCGAGATTCATTTGCGGAAGCACTTGGTGCCATACTTGCTCTTGCAGTGAACCCAGATGCACAG GTTACTAAAGGAGGAAAAAAGCAAAATGTTTCTGCAAAGAAGTTTGATGATGGTATACAGAAGCATTTAATTTTACCATTTGTTAAAG CAAATGGAGCCAATGCAAAGAAACTCCGAGTTGGTTTGTCTCTATCATGGGTGTTCTTTTTGCAG ATGATCCATATGAAGTATGGTACCTTGGACAGTGAGCTTCAAAACTATGCTGTACAAGTGATGGAAATTCTACAAGGGAATGGTTCTCCTGATCCACACGCTTTG GCATGTGTGCTATATGTCCTCCGAGTTGGTTTTGCTGATCAGATGACTGAGCCAACACAGGGTGAATTTTTGGTATTTCTGGGAAGAAAG TTGGAGTCTTCAAACTATACTGCTCCGACGAGGGTGGCAACATTCCGCATTCTATCTTACCTCTTTAGAAGCTTGGGCGAG GTTCCATCTGAATTCAAGGATATTCTTGACAACACAGTCGTTACGGCATTATCTCATTCTTCAGCAAAT GTTCGTGTCGAGGCAGCTTTAACATTGCGTGCTTTAGCGGAAGTTGATCCGACATGTGTTGGCGGTTTAGTCTCATATGGCATTACAACATTACATGCCCTCAGGGAGACTTTATCATTTGATAAG GGTAAAAATCTGAACCATGAGCTTGATTCGCTACATGGACAGGCCACTGTATTAGCTACTCTCGTTGCGATCTCGCCAAAGTTGCTTCTTGGTTACCCTGCAAG GCTGCCCAATTCCGTACTTGAGTTGTCCAAAAAGATGCTGAATGGCTTCAGCCGAAACCCAGTGGCTGCTACAGCAGAGCGTGAAGCTGGCTGGTTGTTATTAGCTTCTCTTTTAGCATCCATGCCAAAAGAG GAGCTGGAAGATCAAGTGTTTGATGTTCTTTTGCTATGGGCCAGCCCTTTTACTGGAAATCCTGAGTCGTACCTTACTCATATACAGGACTGGGCATCAGAACTGCG TGTTCTGTCGGTTGCAATCGAGGCTCTTACTGCTTTCATAAGAAGTTTTGTTTCTCCCATTATCGCAACTGCTAATGGTGGAATCTTACTTAACCCTGTCCTGGCCTACCTTGGTGG AGCTTTATCCCTTATATCTTCGTTGAGCACTAAGCAACTGCCAAATCTCAAATCTGCACTGAATCTCTTCACAACTAGAACACTGATGGCGTATCAGTCCCTTTCCAACCCAATGGTTTATCAATCGGAGCATGAGCAAATGCTTCAGCTGTGTTCAAGCCCATTCAG TGACCCTTCCGGATGGGAAGAAAGCTCATGCTTGAAGTTTCTGTTAGACAAGAGAGATGCTTCTTTGGGCCCATGGATACCTGGAAG GGATTCATTTGAGGATGAACTTCGAGCTTTTGATGGTGGTGCTGATGGATTTTTACCTTGTGTGTGGGATGATGAAATCAGCAACTTTCCTCAG CCAGAATCAGTAAGCAAAATGCTGGTTAATCAGATGCTTCTGTGCTATGGTTCTATCTTTGCATGTCAG GACAATACTGCCAAGATGAGGCTGCTGAACAATATTGACCAATGCCTCAAAGCTGGGAAGAAGTACTCCTGGTATATGTTTCTTGTTTCAAATGCCTGTGTTGCCCTATTGTCAGGGCTAAAG GAGTTACTGACTTTACGTGGCGCTCAATCATTGCCAACGGATATATTTAGCATGATCCAATCTATATTCAAG GGCATCCTAGGGGAGAGTGAAATTTCTATAGCACAACGGCGGGCAGCATGTGAGGGTCTTGGTTTACTGGCACGCACTGGGAATGATATATTCACCGCAAGAATG GCTCGTTCTTTTCTTGGGGAGCTAGTAACACCAGTGGATCTGAGCTATGCAGCATCTGTTGCACTTTCATTGGGTTGCATTCATCGAAC TGCAGGGGGAATGGCATTATCTACTCTGGTCACTCCAACTGTGAACTCACTGTCTCATTTGAGTAAGAGTTCTAATTCTGACCTGCAGTTGTGGTCACTCCATGCTCTTCTTTTGACCATTGAAGCTGCTGGCTTGTCTTACGTCTCCCAGGTTCAG GGGACACTTTTCCTTGCTATGGAAATTCTTCTGTTGGAAGAAAATGGTTACGTGGATTTTAGACAGGAAATAGGTCATCTTATCAATGCAATAGTGGCAGTTCTAGGCCCTGAACTTGCTCCGGGTAGCACATTCTTCTCACGCTGCAAG TCTGTCATTGCAGAAATAAGCTCCTCAAATGAAACGGCTACACTTCTAGA ATCAGTTAGGTTTGCCCAGCAGCTTGTTCTTTTTGCTCCTCAAGCTGTTCCTGTGCATTCCCATGTTCGAAGTCTTGTTCCAACACTTTTCTCAAGACAG CCAAGTCATAGGTATTTAGCAGTCTCTACATTGCGTCATCTGATCGAAAGAGACCCG GCTGCAATGATCAATGAGAACATCGAAGAGAATCTGTTCAGTATGCTTGATGGGGAAACTGACTCTGA AATAGCAACATTGGTTCGGGCGACTATTATTCGCTTATTGTATACATCATGTCCACTGCGTCCATCTCGGTGGTTAGCCGTTCTGCGCAATATG GTTCTTGCTACATCAGTTACAAGAAATATGAGTGAAGGTCTGACCAGTTCTGGACATGATTCCATTGACAGTACACATGAAAATGATgtgtatggagaagatgaagacactATGATTTCTGGCCCAAAGCAGGAGCAAGTAAACTGGTCTGCTCCTATATCGAGTCAGTTTTCTCGAAGAAATAAACACCTCAGATACCGCACTAGGGTATTTGCAGCAGA ATGTGTCAGGCATGTACCGGTTGCAGTTGGAACAGAACCAGCTCATTTTGATCTCTTGTTGGCAAGGGGTGCAATAGCTAAAGGGACTTATTTATCAAATGATTGGCTCGTGCTTAAGCTACAGGAGTTGGTCTCGCTTTCGTACCAG ATAAGTACTGGACAGTTTGAGGGTATGCAACCGATAGGCGTGCAGCTTTTATGTTTGATTATGGACAAG TTTGGCATGACAGTGGATCCTGAATTTCCTGGGCATATCTTGTTGGAACAATTTCAG GCTCAGCTTGTTTCAGCTGTTAAAACGGCAATAAGTACTACTTCTGGTCCACTTCTATTGGAGGCTGGCCTTGAACTTGCTACAAAG GTTATGACGAGCAGCGTCATTGGTGGGGACAAAGTAGCCCTTAATCGTCTCTTTTTGCTAATAGCCCGTCCACTAAGTGATATAGAGGACCTTTTTTACCCATCTTTTGCTGACTGGGTTGTGTGTAAG ATCAAAGTGCGCCTTCTTACAGCGCATGCTGCAGTAAAATGTTACACCTATCAATTCTTGAGGGCAAAGGAAAATGTTCCCGACGAATACCAGCAGctggcacctttactagcaaatagCTCAACGCTATTGGGGAAATATTGGGTTGGAGCCCTCAAGGATTACTTTTCTATAATCTTTGGCTTGCATTCAAGAATTGAT CACAAGCCGTTCCTTGATGGAATTCAGTCATTATTGGTCTCGTCGAAGGTACAGAAGTATCTTGATGAAGTTTGGGTACTGATACTCCAGGCAACAGCTCTTGATGCAGCTCCTGTGGATTTCGGTGCGGATGATTCTGAAGATATTCATGAACACACGTTTATCTCTGGACGTAGTATGGTCAAATTGGAGCAAAGTGATTTCCAGTTTCTCTGGGGACTATCTGTCCTTGTGCTATTTCATTCACACCAATCAACTGTGAATGGTTCTGTCAAGATGAAGCTTGAGTGTAGCAAAGAGAATATTTTTTGGAACATTGTTTTCTGTGGACTAGATAATCCAAGACCATGTGATCAAGTCTTACCTGTGTTATTGTCCCTCACAACTGAATTCTTTTTCAGCAAGGATTTCCTTTCAGTCAATATTTGCCAGGAACTCCTTCAG GCTCTAATATATGCTGATTGCTCCGGTGCTCCTGTTGTATCTCTGTTCTCAAAG ATTATAAGATTCTGCCCTGACAAGTTTTTTGAGGCGGATGACTTTGTCTTTGTTGCATTAGAGCTATACTCTCATTGTCTTGCCATGGTACTTCAAAG CAGGGATGGAAATTCTCAGGAAAGTAACACATTACTTCCTGAGCTATCTTCTGCAAGTGAGACTATGGGTTGCCGAATGAAAAATAAG CATTTGTGGAAGCTAACGATGGTACTGCTATCCACATCACATCAATCGTTTCAACTAGTCTCGACTGATCAGTGCTTGTCAAATATCATCTCCTTTCTGCATAATATCTTGCCTTTCATGAAGAAGTGCTTTAGAG AAAGAGTTGAACCAGGTGATGTGCACACCAATCCGCAAGTTGCATTAGGAGCTTTGGTTAGCCTGTTGGCGTACTTCTGTACAGAATGTGACAATAGGATTTCGATGCTGGAAAACAAGATTTCTGATTCCTACAGGCTGTTGGCGAAGATACTATTTTTTTGTTCCGGAGAAGTCATTGCTCTTGCAAAACTTGTTCACAAGATTGAGTTTCTTAATGAAAATGGAACTAAGAATGATGTGCATATGTGTGACAGCTTTAGGCATTGCATACACATTATTCAGGGATCACTTCATAGCACCAACATGCAG GTTCAAATGCTGGGGATACATGTGCTGAAAACTTGTGCACAGAGAGAGCTAACTGAAGTTTCACAAACAGAGACTCATTCTTTTATGATATTACTTGGGGAATTACTAGGAGATGTGTTTGATTTGATGCAAACTGCATTGAAG AATTGTTCAAGCCAGGAATCTGTCAACGTGATTGATGATTGTCTAAAGTTGCTTTTCCTCTTCCACACACTAGCGCAATCACAGAAATACCAGCAAGAGGCTACTGTACTTTTGTTGGATGCCTTACTGATGGTTTTCTATTTGTCCGATGATAATGCTTCACAG GAACTTACTGAAGTAAATACCATCTCCAAGAAGttgttctctcattttattcagaTTCCATCAGCGGCCATACAGATCAAAGATGTAATGCTGTCAGCACCACCTACAAAAAGACAGCAGCTTCAG GACATGATCCGAGCTTCAGTCAGCCATGGTCAGATCATTGTGCCGTTGAATACAAGTGTACAATCACAGCAGAATGTTCAGGATAGCAGTAAAAAACCTGGGTCTGTAGCCATAGCGTCTGGTGCTGATGCAGTCGAAGAGAAGGATGAAGATGAAGTTAGTGATGATGACTGGGATGATGATTGGGACACTTTCCAATCTCTTCCCGCAACTGCTGCCAAGGATGATGCAGATTCTGCTGTAGGTGTTTCACCTATTCCTGAACAGGGCTCCGTTGTAAGTTCGCAAGAACAGATCCATCAGGGAAATACTAATCATGACATTGGTGATATGGATCTAGCAGCGGGTACAATAGAAGACAGAGAATCTGCTGACAGAGTATTTGGAGAACCCTCTGCTTCACAACGCTCTAGCCCTAAGCCACAGGTCAATAGAGAATCCCTAGAGTCGTCGTatgaagatgatgaggaagtTCCAAGATATCCAACAGTTGATTGCATGGAGCAACCAGCGGATGTTCTGATGAATGAGTGCACAGTGGGCGAACTGCAGCAGGATCATGATAACCAGTTTGGTTGTAACGAAAGAAACAATGgtgaccttgatccagcaagcgaagaTAACAGCAGGGACGACCCCACTAGCAGTTTGAACAAGACTTCAGATGTTGTGGTTAATGAGGGCAGCGACATGCTATCAACTGGTGATATCAAGGACTCTGGGGTAGAGTTAGCACCTTCCTCTCATGTCCTTGATACTATGAATGCTAGCATATCTGGGAATGATACCAGTACGAGCAATGCAAGCGAACAACCTGATAATGCCGACACCAAACCAGAATCATCTGTAGGTGAAAGCTCAGAATCATAA